A stretch of Carya illinoinensis cultivar Pawnee chromosome 14, C.illinoinensisPawnee_v1, whole genome shotgun sequence DNA encodes these proteins:
- the LOC122293662 gene encoding disease resistance protein RPV1-like produces MATQTPSSSTNFEDTKKRKRDNSSCSEEDEKIITSSSPSSLMPPWKHDVFLSFYGKDTRNNFMDHLFVDLKRKGILVFSDDETLNRGKCISQELMQAIQESKYAIVIFSTNYTSSKWCLMELAEIVEWEKKTNLTIIPIFYHVDPSDVRNLRGTFAEAFTAHEKDPKVDIKEIDTWRNACRKVSNIAGEHILEDRYESTIIQKISGIIFYNYTMLNILIHDDDRKLVGINSRVEEMMKKLHMESNDVRFLGIHGMGGVGKTTLAEIIYYRASIQFEGSTFISCIREDSRTCGLASLQKQLLSMIMQEEIRIWDHHQGIMVIRTRLQNKKVLIILDDVDSLKQLMALVGNQKWFGPGSRVIITCRDSHLLITHGVNDIYKVELLQTTDALQLFSLSAFKQTHPIENYKEISMDFVNYTQGLPLALKVLGSFLFGRTIDAWKSARDQLEAIPNKEVMDILQISFDGLEESQQKLFLDVACFPQASLQLRDSFKEIYPAIDIEVLVDKSLINKSEYGRLSMYDLLKKMGQEIVRRECPKEPGRRSRLFRVEDVYHMLKNDTVLNNLKYLDLSDSENLIETPNLTEAPNLEKIYLAGCESLCEVHPSIGLLKRLKHLSLNECLTRLLILDKFCLPSSFMSFSGLRKLELRDCKNISIFPSVICSLLSLEILRLYGWSMLEKFPDLSRLECLKELRAYETAITQIPSASLIPKSIRSFNLEGHKRLPCESKDLAMFINDYSLTKQSSYPTYDIGSPVEYEMEEIFEVEALQIQFYDMLEVMIIHGWSFGSRIPEWVQNKSNGSSVRLELDGDLKGMGCAIFIVCDCHQFNSPEGTSISSLFKVLTFVGFKFCLDDGTLEDEFYKFVFPPSMDIYFDKPIVFWAYKRTMRFFECWKSNNLDKQNCIKISITVEILDYDSNQTPVELEVKEWGMHLVCPDDAGLGLGSALDSYGQFYSAWKCGMHDKK; encoded by the exons ATGGCCACTCAAACACCCTCTTCATCTACTAATTTCGAGGatactaagaaaagaaaaagagacaaTTCATCTTGTTcggaagaagatgaaaaaatcaTAACCTCTTCCTCACCTTCTTCCTTGATGCCTCCATGGAAACATGATGTTTTCCTTAGTTTCTATGGCAAAGACACTCGCAATAATTTTATGGATCatctatttgttgatttaaAACGAAAAGGTATTCTCGTCTTTAGTGATGACGAAACACTCAACCGAGGAAAATGCATTTCTCAAGAGCTTATGCAAGCAATTCAAGAATCCAAATATGCCATCGTCATTTTTTCGACAAATTATACTTCGTCCAAATGGTGCCTCATGGAACTTGCCGAGATTGTTGAATGGGAGAAAAAAACGAATCTCACAATTATTCCTATTTTCTACCATGTGGATCCTTCAGACGTAAGAAATCTAAGAGGGACTTTTGCAGAAGCTTTCACTGCACACGAAAAAGATCCCAAGGTAGACATCAAAGAAATTGATACATGGAGAAATGCTTGCAGAAAAGTCAGTAATATTGCCGGAGAGCACATACTTGAGGACAG GTACGAGTCAACAATTATACAAAAAATCAGTGGAATAATATTCTACAATTATACAATGCTAAATATCCTAATTCATGATGATGACCGGAAACTTGTTGGAATAAACTCCCGTGTAGAggaaatgatgaagaaattgcATATGGAATCAAATGATGTTCGCTTCTTAGGAATTCATGGGATGGGTGGCGTTGGTAAAACAACGCTGGccgaaataatttattatagagCTTCTATTCAATTTGAAGGAAGCACCTTTATTTCTTGTATTAGAGAAGATTCTAGAACTTGTGGTCTAGCTTCTTTACAAAAACAACTTCTTTCTATGATCATGCAAGAAGAAATACGTATATGGGATCATCACCAGGGAATCATGGTGATAAGGACCAGGTTGCAGAATAAAAAGGTTCTTATCATCCTCGATGATGTGGATAGTTTAAAGCAACTAATGGCATTAGTAGGGAATCAGAAATGGTTTGGTCCAGGGAGTAGGGTGATTATAACATGCAGAGATAGTCATCTATTGATAACACACGGAGTGAATGATATCTATAAGGTTGAGTTGCTTCAAACCACCGATGCTTTGCAGCTCTTTAGTTTGTCAGCCTTCAAGCAAACCCATCCTATAGAGAATTACAAGGAAATATCTATGGATTTTGTGAATTATACTCAAGGCCTTCCTTTAGCTCTTAAAGTTTTGGGTTCCTTCTTGTTTGGGAGAACAATAGATGCATGGAAAAGTGCTAGGGATCAACTAGAAGCAATTCCTAATAAAGAAGTTATGGATATACTTCAAATAAGTTTTGATGGGTTGGAGGAATcgcaacaaaaattatttttggatgTGGCATGTTTTCCTCAAGCAAGTTTGCAACTAAGGGACTCTTTTAAGGAAATATATCCAGCCATCGACATTGAGGTTCTCGTCGACAAGTCCCTCATTAACAAATCAGAATATGGAAGGTTGTCCATGTATGATTTGCTAAAAAAAATGGGTCAGGAAATAGTTCGCCGCGAGTGTCCTAAAGAACCTGGACGACGTAGTAGACTATTTCGTGTGGAGGATGTCTATCACATGCTGAAGAATGATACT GTTTTAAACAATTTGAAGTACTTAGATCTAAGTGATTCTGAGAACTTGATCGAAACTCCAAATTTGACAGAAGCCCCAAATCTTGAGAAAATATACCTTGCAGGTTGTGAAAGCTTGTGTGAGGTCCACCCATCCATCGGACTTCTCAAACGACTAAAACATTTGAGTTTAAATGAATGTCTTACAAGACTACTAATTCTAGACAAGTTCTGCTTACCTTCATCGTTTATGAGTTTCTCTGGCCTTCGCAAGTTAGAGTTAAGAGATTGcaaaaacatttcaatttttccaAGTGTTATTTGTAGTTTGTTATCTCTTGAAATTCTCCGTTTGTATGGTTGGTCAATGCTAGAGAAATTTCCAGATCTGAGTAGGCTGGAATGCTTGAAGGAACTTCGGGCATACGAAACTGCTATAACACAAATACCATCTGCCAGTCTAATCCCCAAGAGCATCCGTTCCTTTAATCTTGAAGGACACAAGAGGTTGCCATGTGAATCAAAAGATTTGGCCATGTTCATTAATGACTACTCTCTAACGAAACAAAGCTCATATCCCACCTATGATATCGGATCACCTGTAGAATATGAGATGGAAGAAATATTTGAGGTAGAAGCACTGCAAATTCAATTTTACGATATGCTTGAG gtgatgattaTACATGGGTGGTCATTTGGATCTAGAATCCCGGAGTGGGtccaaaataaaagtaatgGCTCCTCTGTAAGGTTAGAGTTGGACGGTGATTTGAAGGGGATGGGATGTGCTATCTTTATTGTTTGTGATTGTCATCAATTCAATTCCCCTGAAGGTACTTCAATTTCTTCGTTATTCAAGGTACTTACATTTGTGGGGTTTAAATTTTGTTTGGATGACGGTACTCTAGAAGATGAATTTTACAAATTTGTGTTTCCACCTTCCATGGACATCTATTTCGATAAGCCAATTGTATTCTGGGCGTATAAACGGACTATGCGATTTTTTGAATGCTGGAAGTCGAATAATTTGGATAAACAGAATTGCATTAAGATTTCAATTACAGTAGAAATATTGGATTATGACTCCAATCAAACTCCAGTGGAATTAGAAGTGAAAGAATGGGGGATGCATTTAGTATGTCCTGATGATGCTGGTCTTGGTTTGGGATCAGCTTTAGATTCCTATGGTCAATTTTATTCAGCATGGAAATGTGGCATGCATGACAAGAAATGA